GGCCATCCTTTAACATATCTTCGTAGAGAGCGCCTAAGACGCCATTAACGAATTTGCCACTCGAATTTCCACCGAAAACTTTAGCTACTTCAATGGCTTCGTTAATCGCCACTTTAGGCGGAGTTTCTTTCAAGAATAACATTTCATATAAACCGATGCGTAAGACATTGCGGTCGATTAAAGTAATTTGATCAAGCGGCCATTGCGAGGCGTATTTTTTTAAGTAGCCATCAATAGTCGATAAATTTTTTATAATTTCATCCACCAATAAATAAGCGAAATCATTTTTTTCGTTGGCATTTAAACCGGCCCCCTGGATATTTTGTTCGATAATTTCTTTTTTTTCCTGCTCTTTTATTTTCTCAAATCCAAGGAAGTCCAGCTCATAAAGCGTTTGCAGAGCAATGGTGCGACAAAGATGCCGATTGCCCATAGGAATAGAAGTTATCCCGACGCTGCAGTCAAAAATTAAGAGAAGGTCGGGATCCCGACTTTACGTCGGGAGAAAATATCAGCCCAAGGCCTGCCTACTGGATAGGTGGGCCGACCTCAGCCCAAGACTGATGAGCCTCGGGCTCACGCTCTCGGGCGGGGAAATTATTTATGTTTGTGTTCGTGTTTTTCTTTTTCTTCTTTTTTATGCTTATCATTGTGCTCGTGTTCGTGTTGGTGAGCTTTATGTTTTTTATCGCGCAAGGTAATGACCTGGCGATTGGCATAATAACCGCAGAATGAACAGGCGTGGTGCGATTGAACTGCCTTTCCGCACTTCGGGCATTTATTCAATCTCATTTTTTTTATGCGCAAGCGATATTGTTTTACTCTTTTGCGACTTTTAGCTCGTTTTTGATTTGGCAAAGCCATAGGTGATTCGTTAACATTTTAAAATTAATGGTTTTAGTATAGCCCTTTTTTTAAAAAAGGCAAGTACGCCATCTAATAAAATAGGGCTTATTTATTTGACTTTTTAATTGCAATGCATTATAATATAGTATATGAATTTAAGCGAATTGGCTAGAAAACTGAAAATTACCACCAAGGAGCTCAAGGAAAAATTACCGGAGCTCGGTTTTCACATTGGGCTGCGAGCCATTCAAATTCCGGATGGCCAAGCGGAAAAGGTTATTGCCAAATGGTACGAGTTAAAAGCTCAAGAAGAAATAGCTCAAAAGGGCGAACTTTTAAAACAGCGCGGCGAGGCACAGGAAGAAGAAAAAAAACCGGAACGTTCGGTTAGTTTACAGAATGTTGTCACTGTTAATCGTTTAGCAGAAAAGCTAGGATTGCCGGTGGTAAAAATTATCAGCGAACTTTTAAAACAAGGAG
This window of the Patescibacteria group bacterium genome carries:
- the rpmF gene encoding 50S ribosomal protein L32, giving the protein MALPNQKRAKSRKRVKQYRLRIKKMRLNKCPKCGKAVQSHHACSFCGYYANRQVITLRDKKHKAHQHEHEHNDKHKKEEKEKHEHKHK
- the nusB gene encoding transcription antitermination factor NusB, with translation MGNRHLCRTIALQTLYELDFLGFEKIKEQEKKEIIEQNIQGAGLNANEKNDFAYLLVDEIIKNLSTIDGYLKKYASQWPLDQITLIDRNVLRIGLYEMLFLKETPPKVAINEAIEVAKVFGGNSSGKFVNGVLGALYEDMLKDGLIKKEA